One Xyrauchen texanus isolate HMW12.3.18 chromosome 2, RBS_HiC_50CHRs, whole genome shotgun sequence genomic window carries:
- the arl8 gene encoding ADP-ribosylation factor-like 8 produces the protein MGLIFAKLWSFFCNQEHKVIIVGLDNAGKTTILYQFLMNEVVHTSPTIGSNVEEIVVKKTHFLMWDIGGQDSLRSSWNTYYSNTEFIILVVDSTDRERLAISKEELYRMLAHEDLRKAAVLIFANKQDMKGCMSAAEISKYLTLSSIKDHPWHIQSCCALTGEGLCQGLEWMTSSAGLR, from the exons AGCACAAGGTGATTATTGTGGGGCTGGATAATGCTGGGAAGACCACTATACTTTACCAATT TTTAATGAACGAGGTGGTGCACACGTCTCCGACGATTGGCAGTAATGTTGAGGAAATAGtggtaaaaaaaacacacttccTGATGTGGGATATTGGTGGTCAGGATAGTCTCCGCTCCTCGTGGAACACATACTACTCCAACACTGAG TTCATTATACTGGTAGTGGACAGTACTGACCGAGAGAGACTAGCCATTTCTAAAGAAGAGCTCTACAGAATGCTTGCTCATGAG GACTTGCGCAAAGCTGCAGTGTTAATCTTTGCTAATAAGCAAGACATGAAGGGTTGTATGTCTGCAGCGGAGATTTCCAAATACCTGACCCTCAGCTCCATCAAGGATCATCCCTGGCACATTCAGTCCTGCTGTGCGCTCACTGGAGAAGG GCTGTGTCAGGGTTTAGAGTGGATGACCTCAAGTGCTGGACTCAGATAG